In one window of Verrucomicrobiota bacterium DNA:
- a CDS encoding nuclear transport factor 2 family protein translates to MNAIGVVQRYFEAWNRHEADAVVAAFAEGGTYTNPITGPGILGDPIARGDAHG, encoded by the coding sequence ATGAATGCAATCGGGGTTGTACAACGTTATTTCGAGGCCTGGAACCGCCACGAGGCCGACGCGGTCGTCGCGGCCTTCGCCGAAGGGGGCACCTACACTAATCCCATCACGGGCCCGGGAATATTGGGCGACCCTATCGCGAGAGGAGACGCGCATGGCTAA